One segment of Massilia sp. Se16.2.3 DNA contains the following:
- the rluB gene encoding 23S rRNA pseudouridine(2605) synthase RluB produces the protein MREQRAGREARQPQPVAAADAVAEAAPESIEAAGQPQDARREPRQGKGTGKNQKGGQKNAAGAGQQGQQGQQGNRGQQGQAGGKAGKGGDRAQNGKTRPGKANDADAVFSFVTSDAFDANDGGRGQQKARPARRDLTADDDAPKLHKVLAEAGLGSRRDMEELIVAGRVSVNGEPAHIGQRILPTDAVRINGKLIQRKVNNNKPPRVLVYHKPAGEIVSHDDPEGRPSVFDRLPTMKTGKWLAVGRLDFNTEGLLLFTTSGDLANRLMHPRYNIDREYAVRTLGELEEGMRQKLLAGVDLDDGKAAFTKIVDGGGEGINKWYRVVIGEGRNREVRRMFEAVGLTVSRLIRTRYGAMTLPSGLKRGRWEELEENDVRNFMTAFGIEKKGGDAGQGAGKGKGAKGQGKGQDDARRSDGNRIDRADANRNVDPYGPPVARVGAPPRAGAAPAGRPTGGKGRGANAGGFGGAASGRPGSGGNGGSSRPRQPDPLQTTFGFAGTGGGGRRGGQGPRGSEHGLPRRGRRG, from the coding sequence ATGCGCGAGCAGCGTGCCGGGCGCGAAGCGCGCCAGCCGCAGCCTGTGGCCGCAGCCGACGCTGTTGCCGAAGCGGCCCCCGAGTCGATCGAGGCAGCCGGCCAGCCGCAGGACGCGCGCCGCGAGCCGCGTCAGGGCAAGGGCACAGGGAAGAATCAGAAGGGTGGCCAGAAGAATGCTGCGGGTGCGGGCCAGCAGGGCCAGCAGGGCCAGCAGGGTAACCGCGGCCAACAGGGGCAGGCTGGCGGCAAGGCCGGCAAGGGCGGCGACCGGGCACAGAACGGCAAAACGCGGCCAGGCAAGGCGAACGACGCCGATGCCGTGTTCTCCTTTGTCACCTCCGATGCCTTCGATGCCAACGACGGCGGCCGGGGCCAGCAGAAGGCCAGGCCGGCCCGCCGCGACCTGACCGCGGACGACGACGCGCCCAAGCTGCACAAGGTGCTGGCCGAAGCCGGTCTCGGTTCGCGCCGCGACATGGAAGAACTGATAGTCGCCGGCCGCGTGTCGGTGAACGGCGAGCCGGCCCATATCGGCCAGCGCATCCTGCCGACCGATGCCGTGCGCATCAACGGCAAGCTGATCCAGCGCAAGGTGAACAACAACAAGCCGCCGCGCGTGCTGGTGTACCACAAGCCGGCCGGCGAGATCGTCAGCCATGACGATCCGGAAGGCCGCCCGTCGGTGTTCGACCGCCTGCCGACCATGAAGACCGGCAAATGGCTGGCCGTTGGCCGCCTCGACTTCAATACCGAGGGCCTGCTGCTGTTCACCACCTCGGGTGACCTGGCGAACCGCCTGATGCACCCGCGCTACAACATCGACCGCGAATACGCCGTGCGCACGCTGGGCGAGCTGGAAGAGGGCATGCGCCAGAAGCTGCTGGCCGGTGTCGATCTCGACGACGGCAAGGCGGCCTTCACCAAGATCGTCGATGGCGGTGGCGAAGGCATCAACAAGTGGTATCGCGTGGTCATCGGCGAAGGCCGCAACCGCGAAGTGCGCCGCATGTTCGAAGCGGTGGGCCTGACGGTGTCACGCCTGATCCGTACCCGCTATGGCGCGATGACGCTGCCTTCCGGCCTGAAGCGCGGCCGTTGGGAAGAGCTGGAAGAAAACGACGTGCGCAACTTCATGACGGCCTTCGGCATCGAGAAGAAGGGCGGCGACGCGGGCCAGGGCGCAGGCAAGGGCAAGGGCGCCAAGGGGCAGGGCAAGGGGCAGGATGATGCGCGCCGCTCCGACGGCAACCGCATCGACCGCGCCGACGCCAACCGCAACGTCGATCCATACGGCCCGCCGGTGGCACGCGTCGGTGCGCCGCCGCGTGCCGGTGCGGCGCCTGCCGGCCGTCCGACGGGCGGCAAGGGCCGTGGCGCCAATGCCGGCGGCTTCGGCGGCGCTGCATCCGGCCGTCCGGGTAGCGGTGGCAATGGCGGCAGCAGCCGTCCGCGCCAGCCCGATCCGCTGCAGACCACGTTCGGCTTTGCCGGCACCGGTGGCGGTGGACGTCGTGGCGGCCAGGGTCCGCGCGGTTCGGAGCATGGCCTGCCACGTCGCGGACGTCGGGGTTAA
- the scpB gene encoding SMC-Scp complex subunit ScpB, producing the protein MKTDEAKRVLETALLCAREPMTLHGMKKLFADVDANGRQLGAGVGFDTLKLLLEELRHDWQDRGIEIVSLASGWRFQSRPEMKPYLDRISPEKPPKYSRATLETLAIIAYRQPVTRGDIEEIRGVAVNSQTIKLLEDRGWIDVVGHREVVGRPALLGTTKQFLDDLGLASLGQLPPLDSIADAQDGRSLEALEAALQQNFEKADASAAADDEHLTSPVEVPIHDPQPDSSSVPGQHNNETNDESN; encoded by the coding sequence ATGAAGACTGATGAGGCCAAGCGCGTCCTCGAGACCGCCTTGCTATGCGCGCGCGAGCCGATGACCCTGCACGGCATGAAAAAGCTGTTTGCCGATGTCGATGCGAATGGCCGCCAGCTCGGCGCCGGTGTCGGCTTCGATACCCTCAAGCTGCTTCTCGAGGAATTGCGGCACGACTGGCAGGACCGCGGCATCGAGATCGTCAGCCTGGCGTCGGGCTGGCGTTTCCAGAGCCGGCCCGAGATGAAACCGTATCTCGACCGTATCTCGCCCGAAAAGCCGCCGAAATATTCGCGGGCCACGCTCGAGACGCTGGCGATCATCGCCTACCGCCAGCCCGTCACGCGCGGTGACATCGAGGAAATCCGCGGCGTCGCAGTGAACTCGCAGACCATCAAGCTGCTCGAAGACCGTGGCTGGATCGATGTCGTCGGCCACCGCGAAGTGGTCGGCAGGCCCGCCCTGCTGGGCACGACGAAGCAATTCCTGGACGACCTCGGTCTTGCGTCGCTCGGGCAATTGCCGCCGCTCGACAGCATTGCCGATGCCCAGGACGGACGCAGCCTGGAGGCGCTGGAAGCGGCGCTGCAACAGAATTTTGAGAAGGCGGATGCCAGCGCGGCCGCCGATGACGAACACCTTACTTCACCCGTTGAAGTTCCGATTCATGACCCTCAACCGGACTCAAGCTCGGTACCCGGTCAGCACAACAACGAAACGAATGATGAATCCAACTGA
- the truB gene encoding tRNA pseudouridine(55) synthase TruB, with amino-acid sequence MNARPPRKPRDLVDGVLLLDKPVGLSSNDALIKAKRVMNAKKAGHTGTLDPFATGLLPLCFGEATKFSQDLLEADKTYEATVHLGIMTNTGDTEGEAIETREVEVTVEQIEAALARFRGPILQVPPMYSALKRDGKAYYEYAREGITLEREARPVTIHGLELIDYAAPMLKIRVTCSKGTYVRVLGEDIGAALGCGAHLNALRRIQVGALTTERMITLEELQAHAAPLSLLAPVDALLSTFPSVELSPELAKRFLNGQRLALGKEAVQVPAELGRVRVYADGKLLGTANLQEYAILAPERLIAAS; translated from the coding sequence GTGAACGCTCGCCCGCCCAGAAAGCCGCGCGACCTCGTCGACGGCGTGCTCCTGCTCGACAAGCCGGTGGGCCTGTCCTCGAACGATGCGCTCATCAAGGCCAAGCGCGTGATGAACGCGAAGAAGGCAGGGCATACCGGCACGCTGGACCCGTTTGCCACCGGCCTGTTGCCGCTGTGCTTTGGCGAGGCGACCAAGTTCTCGCAAGACCTGCTGGAAGCGGACAAGACCTACGAGGCCACGGTCCACCTCGGCATCATGACGAACACGGGCGACACCGAAGGCGAAGCCATCGAGACGCGCGAGGTCGAGGTGACGGTCGAGCAGATCGAGGCGGCGCTGGCACGCTTTCGCGGTCCCATCCTGCAGGTGCCGCCGATGTACTCGGCCCTGAAGCGCGACGGCAAGGCCTATTACGAATACGCCCGCGAAGGCATCACGCTCGAACGCGAAGCACGGCCGGTCACCATCCACGGCCTCGAGCTGATCGATTACGCGGCGCCGATGCTGAAGATCCGCGTTACCTGCAGCAAGGGGACCTATGTGCGCGTGCTGGGCGAAGACATCGGCGCGGCCCTCGGTTGCGGTGCGCACCTGAACGCGCTGCGCCGCATCCAGGTTGGCGCGCTGACCACGGAGCGCATGATCACGCTGGAAGAGCTGCAGGCGCATGCCGCTCCGCTATCGCTGCTGGCACCGGTGGACGCCTTGCTGTCCACCTTCCCGTCGGTGGAGCTGAGCCCGGAACTGGCGAAGCGCTTCCTGAACGGCCAGCGCCTGGCGCTGGGCAAGGAAGCAGTACAGGTGCCTGCCGAGCTCGGCCGCGTGCGCGTGTACGCCGACGGAAAACTGCTGGGCACGGCGAACTTGCAGGAATATGCCATCCTGGCGCCGGAACGGCTGATCGCCGCTTCGTAG
- the nusA gene encoding transcription termination factor NusA, which produces MSREILLLVDALAREKNVDKEVVFGALEFALAQATKKRYEGEVDIRVSIDRDNGEFETFRRWHVVPDEAGLQLPDQEILHFEAKEQISDIEVDEYIEEPVESVDFGRRFAQDTKQVVLQRVRDAEREQILQDFLERGDSLVTGTIKRMERGDAIVESGKIEARLPRDQMIPKENLRIGDRVRAFILRVDRNMRGPQVILSRTAPEFIMKLFELEVPEIEQGLLEIKSAARDAGVRAKIAVYTGDKRIDPIGTCVGMRGSRVQAVTGELGGERVDIVLWSDDPAQFVIGALAPANVSSIMVDEEKHAMDVVVDEENLAIAIGRSGQNVRLASELTGWKINIMTAEESANKVAQETAAIRTLFMEKLDVDQEVADILVEEGFSSLEEIAYVPISEMLEIESFDEETVNELRTRARDALVTEAIASEEGLEGMEEELVTLEGMDRTTAGKLGLAGIKTVEAFAGLAYDEFGAILALSSDRARELIKNEFNDVTDDEMKLVDSKYDDRAKALQAKAWSLVETAKA; this is translated from the coding sequence ATGAGTCGCGAAATTTTGTTACTGGTTGATGCGCTCGCGCGCGAAAAAAACGTCGATAAGGAAGTGGTGTTCGGGGCGCTCGAGTTCGCCCTGGCCCAGGCCACCAAAAAGCGCTATGAAGGCGAGGTCGACATCCGCGTGAGCATTGACCGCGACAACGGCGAATTCGAAACCTTCCGCCGCTGGCACGTGGTGCCGGACGAGGCGGGCCTGCAGCTGCCTGACCAGGAAATCCTGCACTTCGAAGCCAAGGAACAGATTTCCGACATCGAAGTCGATGAGTACATCGAAGAGCCGGTGGAATCGGTCGACTTCGGCCGCCGCTTCGCCCAGGACACGAAACAGGTCGTGCTGCAGCGCGTGCGCGATGCCGAGCGCGAGCAGATCCTGCAGGATTTCCTCGAGCGTGGCGATTCGCTCGTCACCGGCACCATCAAGCGCATGGAACGCGGCGATGCGATCGTCGAGTCGGGCAAGATCGAAGCACGCCTGCCGCGCGACCAGATGATCCCGAAGGAAAACCTGCGTATCGGCGACCGCGTCCGTGCCTTCATCCTGCGCGTCGACCGCAACATGCGCGGCCCGCAGGTGATCCTGTCGCGTACGGCGCCGGAATTCATCATGAAGCTGTTCGAACTGGAAGTGCCGGAAATCGAGCAGGGCCTGCTGGAAATCAAATCGGCTGCCCGTGATGCCGGCGTGCGCGCCAAGATCGCCGTGTACACGGGTGACAAGCGCATCGACCCGATCGGTACCTGCGTCGGCATGCGCGGTTCGCGCGTGCAGGCCGTGACCGGCGAGCTCGGCGGCGAGCGCGTCGACATCGTGCTGTGGTCGGACGATCCGGCCCAGTTCGTCATCGGCGCGCTGGCGCCTGCAAACGTCTCGTCGATCATGGTCGACGAAGAAAAGCATGCGATGGACGTCGTCGTCGACGAAGAGAACCTGGCCATTGCGATCGGCCGTTCGGGCCAGAACGTGCGCCTGGCCTCGGAACTGACGGGCTGGAAGATCAACATCATGACGGCCGAGGAATCGGCCAACAAGGTGGCCCAGGAAACGGCGGCAATCCGTACGCTGTTCATGGAAAAGCTCGATGTCGACCAGGAAGTGGCGGACATCCTCGTCGAGGAAGGTTTCTCGAGCCTTGAAGAAATCGCGTACGTCCCGATTTCCGAAATGCTGGAAATCGAATCGTTCGACGAAGAAACCGTCAACGAACTGCGCACCCGTGCCCGCGACGCCCTGGTAACGGAAGCCATCGCTTCCGAAGAAGGCCTCGAAGGCATGGAAGAGGAACTGGTCACCCTCGAAGGCATGGACCGTACGACGGCCGGCAAGCTTGGCCTGGCCGGCATCAAGACGGTGGAAGCATTCGCGGGTCTCGCTTACGACGAATTCGGCGCCATCCTGGCCCTGTCGTCGGACCGTGCCCGTGAACTGATCAAGAACGAATTTAATGATGTGACCGACGATGAGATGAAGCTGGTCGACAGTAAATATGATGACCGCGCCAAGGCGCTGCAGGCGAAAGCCTGGAGCCTGGTGGAAACGGCAAAGGCATAA
- the flgL gene encoding flagellar hook-associated protein FlgL, translated as MRIATAQYQSNMNKSLQLNQERISKLTEQMATGKRILVPSDDPVDSVRLSRLQREEAAIGQYRDNIASIKIRLTKTEGYLGNMVNDITSGRDQIVWALDGGNTPDDLKAMINPLEALRDSLYYSANTVDQEGRYVFSGTMTSTPAMVYDASAAPGARYTFGGNTNEQRVVVGNGLTQAANDNLKGIEQLLNRMDATIASLGSGNLDVNDPATRATLQANLDGFDDALDLVSGKIAVLGGKQNILDTLAANHSNVSLSNQMAITDIGQLDMGVAATELNGYSTALQSTYKAYGRIGSLSLFSAL; from the coding sequence ATGCGCATCGCCACCGCCCAGTACCAGTCGAACATGAACAAATCGCTCCAGCTGAACCAGGAGCGCATCAGCAAGCTGACCGAACAGATGGCCACGGGCAAGCGCATCCTCGTGCCCTCGGACGATCCGGTCGACAGCGTCCGCCTGTCGCGCCTGCAGCGCGAGGAAGCGGCCATCGGCCAGTACCGCGACAACATCGCCTCGATCAAGATTCGCCTGACCAAGACCGAAGGCTACCTCGGCAACATGGTCAACGACATCACTTCCGGCCGCGACCAGATCGTCTGGGCGCTCGACGGCGGCAATACGCCGGACGACCTGAAAGCGATGATCAATCCGCTCGAAGCGCTGCGCGACAGCCTGTACTACAGCGCGAATACCGTCGACCAGGAAGGCCGCTACGTGTTTTCGGGCACGATGACCTCGACCCCGGCCATGGTCTACGATGCCAGCGCCGCGCCCGGCGCGCGTTACACCTTTGGCGGCAATACGAACGAACAGCGCGTGGTCGTCGGCAACGGCCTGACCCAGGCGGCCAACGATAACCTGAAGGGCATCGAACAGCTGCTCAACCGCATGGATGCGACGATCGCCTCGCTCGGCAGCGGCAACCTGGACGTCAATGACCCGGCCACCCGCGCGACACTCCAGGCCAACCTCGACGGCTTCGACGACGCGCTCGACCTGGTTTCCGGTAAAATCGCAGTCCTCGGCGGCAAGCAGAACATCCTCGACACCCTGGCGGCCAACCACAGCAACGTCAGCCTGTCGAACCAGATGGCGATTACCGACATCGGCCAACTGGACATGGGCGTGGCTGCCACCGAACTCAACGGCTACTCGACCGCCCTGCAGTCGACCTACAAGGCCTATGGCCGGATCGGATCGCTGTCCCTGTTCTCTGCCCTGTAA
- the rimP gene encoding ribosome maturation factor RimP, with product MQQFDLIARTVGGLGYDLVDVERGERGILRVFIDFPADVADEKGPITVEDCAKVSHQLSHVLTVENVDYERLEISSPGLDRPVRTLADFERFAGHECTVKLRVAMPGSANRKTYTGILVAPEGDKIGLEFESKDGPALLEFTLAELDKARLVPQVDFRSRKA from the coding sequence GTGCAGCAGTTTGATTTGATCGCCAGAACAGTCGGTGGCCTTGGCTACGACCTCGTCGATGTCGAACGAGGCGAGCGCGGGATCCTGCGCGTGTTTATCGATTTTCCGGCTGATGTTGCGGACGAAAAGGGGCCGATCACGGTCGAGGACTGCGCAAAGGTGAGTCACCAGTTGTCGCACGTGCTGACGGTGGAAAACGTCGATTACGAACGTTTGGAAATTTCGTCGCCCGGGCTCGACCGCCCGGTGCGTACCCTGGCCGATTTCGAGCGCTTCGCCGGCCACGAATGCACGGTGAAGCTGCGTGTCGCCATGCCTGGCAGCGCGAACCGGAAGACCTATACGGGCATCCTGGTTGCGCCGGAAGGCGACAAGATCGGGCTGGAATTTGAAAGTAAAGATGGGCCGGCGTTGTTGGAATTTACGCTGGCCGAATTGGACAAGGCACGTTTGGTGCCGCAGGTGGATTTTAGGAGTCGCAAAGCATGA
- the rbfA gene encoding 30S ribosome-binding factor RbfA, whose amino-acid sequence MAKHSKTIPQRGLRVADQIQKDLSELIAFELKDPRVGMVTLTEVQLTPDYAHAKIYFTLLKDSKEEVKQTLEGLSKAAGYLRNMLGKRLHIHTLPQLHFVHDTSTSRGLQMSALIDQANAVRAADFEADEAGAGGSAKENVDTDAAAKAKSE is encoded by the coding sequence ATGGCAAAACACAGCAAAACCATTCCCCAGCGCGGCCTGCGCGTGGCCGACCAGATCCAGAAGGACTTGTCGGAACTGATCGCCTTCGAACTGAAGGATCCGCGCGTCGGCATGGTGACGCTCACCGAAGTGCAGCTCACGCCCGACTACGCGCACGCCAAGATCTACTTCACCCTGCTCAAAGACAGCAAGGAAGAGGTCAAGCAGACCCTCGAAGGTTTGTCGAAAGCGGCGGGCTACCTGCGCAACATGCTGGGCAAGCGCCTGCACATCCACACGCTGCCCCAGCTGCACTTCGTGCACGACACCTCCACTTCGCGCGGCCTGCAGATGTCGGCCCTGATCGACCAGGCGAACGCCGTGCGCGCGGCCGATTTCGAGGCGGATGAAGCGGGCGCAGGCGGAAGCGCGAAGGAGAACGTCGACACGGACGCAGCCGCCAAGGCGAAATCAGAGTGA
- the typA gene encoding translational GTPase TypA: MSNTKRAIRNIAIIAHVDHGKTTLVDQLLRQSGTFRENQAVDTRVMDSNDLEKERGITILSKNCAVEYEGTHINIVDTPGHADFGGEVERVLSMVDSVLLLVDAQEGPMPQTRFVTRKALALGLKPIVVVNKVDRPGARADWAINQTFELFDKLGANDEQLDFPIVYASGLNGYAGLTEDVRDGDMKPLFDAILQHVPVRDDNPEGPLQMQITSLDYSSYVGKIGIGRVNRGTVKTGQDVIVMNGPDGTPIKGRINQVLNFKGLERVLVDSAVAGDICLINGIEEIGIGSTICAPDTPEALPMLTVDEPTLTMNFMVNNSPLAGREGKFVTSRQLRERLERELKANVALRVSPTDDDTTFEVSGRGELHLTILLENMRREGFELAVSRPRVVYKMVDGVRHEPYENLTVDVEEVNQGGVMEELGRRRGDLQNMESDGKGRVRLEYLIPARGLIGFQGEFMTLTRGTGLMSHVFHEYAPVDNSRGEMAGRRNGVLISQDDGAAVAYAIWKLQDRGRMFVSHNDPVYEGMIIGIHSRDNDLVVNPIKGKQLTNVRSSGTDEAVRLVPPIQMSLEYAVEFIEDDELVEITPKSIRLRKRYLKEHERKKASREA, from the coding sequence ATGTCAAATACCAAACGCGCAATTCGTAATATTGCAATCATCGCCCACGTTGACCACGGCAAGACCACCCTGGTCGACCAGCTGCTCCGTCAGTCGGGAACCTTCCGTGAAAACCAGGCGGTGGATACCCGCGTGATGGACTCGAACGACCTCGAAAAAGAACGCGGCATTACGATTCTGTCGAAGAATTGCGCGGTCGAGTACGAAGGCACCCACATCAACATCGTCGATACCCCCGGCCACGCCGACTTCGGCGGTGAGGTCGAGCGCGTGCTGTCGATGGTCGACTCGGTGCTGCTGCTGGTCGATGCGCAGGAAGGCCCGATGCCGCAGACCCGTTTCGTGACCCGCAAGGCGCTGGCCCTGGGCCTGAAGCCCATCGTCGTCGTCAACAAGGTCGACCGTCCGGGCGCGCGCGCCGACTGGGCCATCAACCAGACCTTCGAACTGTTCGACAAGCTCGGCGCCAACGACGAGCAGCTGGACTTCCCGATCGTCTACGCCTCGGGCCTGAACGGCTACGCCGGCCTGACCGAAGACGTGCGCGACGGCGACATGAAGCCGCTGTTCGACGCCATCCTGCAACACGTGCCGGTCCGTGACGACAATCCGGAAGGCCCGCTGCAGATGCAGATCACCTCGCTGGACTACTCGTCCTACGTCGGCAAGATCGGCATTGGCCGCGTCAACCGCGGTACCGTCAAGACCGGCCAGGACGTCATCGTCATGAACGGCCCGGACGGCACCCCGATCAAGGGCCGCATCAACCAGGTGCTGAACTTCAAGGGCCTGGAGCGCGTGCTGGTCGACTCGGCCGTCGCCGGCGACATCTGCCTGATCAACGGTATCGAAGAAATCGGCATCGGTTCGACCATCTGCGCACCGGACACCCCGGAAGCGCTGCCGATGCTGACTGTCGACGAACCGACCCTGACCATGAACTTCATGGTCAACAACTCGCCGCTGGCCGGCCGCGAAGGCAAGTTCGTCACCAGCCGCCAGCTGCGCGAACGCCTCGAGCGCGAACTGAAAGCCAACGTCGCGCTGCGTGTCTCGCCGACCGACGACGACACCACCTTCGAAGTCTCGGGCCGCGGCGAGCTGCACCTGACGATTTTGCTGGAAAACATGCGTCGCGAAGGCTTCGAGCTGGCCGTGTCGCGTCCGCGCGTGGTCTACAAGATGGTCGATGGCGTGCGCCATGAGCCGTACGAAAACCTGACCGTCGACGTCGAGGAAGTCAACCAGGGCGGCGTGATGGAAGAACTGGGCCGCCGCCGTGGCGACCTGCAGAACATGGAATCGGACGGCAAGGGCCGCGTGCGCCTCGAATACCTGATCCCGGCCCGTGGCCTGATCGGCTTCCAGGGCGAGTTCATGACCCTGACCCGCGGCACCGGCCTGATGAGCCACGTGTTCCACGAGTACGCACCGGTGGACAACAGCCGTGGCGAAATGGCCGGCCGTCGCAACGGCGTGCTGATCTCGCAGGATGACGGCGCCGCCGTTGCCTACGCGATCTGGAAGCTGCAGGACCGCGGCCGCATGTTCGTGTCGCACAACGACCCGGTGTACGAAGGCATGATCATCGGCATCCACTCGCGCGACAACGACCTGGTCGTCAACCCGATCAAGGGCAAGCAGCTGACCAACGTGCGCTCGTCGGGTACCGACGAAGCCGTGCGCCTGGTGCCGCCGATCCAGATGTCGCTGGAATACGCCGTCGAGTTCATCGAGGACGACGAACTGGTCGAGATCACGCCGAAGTCGATCCGCCTGCGCAAGCGTTACCTGAAAGAGCACGAGCGCAAGAAGGCTTCGCGCGAAGCGTAA
- a CDS encoding ABC transporter ATP-binding protein, translating into MRILWTYLKPHWRLGLLALLFAGLAQVLALVDPIIFGTIIDHVTKPHAAQADLMAPVMRLLGLAVLVAVLSRLAKALQEYVTRLVVQKLGVAIFNDGLRHLLRLRFQEFEDLRSGEMLSLLQKVRADSERLINTFINTAFAALVGVSFLAWYAVTKHWLLVPVFLVGVLVLGGLTGLLSREIKTQQRSIVRETNRNSGFISESLRNIELIKSLGLTFPEIRRLRSQTDAIFALEMEKVKRVRLLSFLQGSTLSLLKLAILFALLWLIFRDVLSTGELIAMQFISVSIFAPLQELGNIILAHREAEASLLNLKTLMDKPVERRPPDPVEIGPLTELRFADVRFRHKGAPEDALQGVSFEAKLGQTIAFVGPSGSGKSTLVKLLVGLYTPNGGQVSYNGVPTTDLRFNRVRRQIGFVTQETYLFAGTIRDNIRFVQPEASDGEIVAAMRQAACAYLLERSPEGLDTVIGERGMKLSGGEKQRLSIARALVRQPALLIFDEATSALDSITEEQITNTVREISRRAAQVTILIAHRLSTVMHADTIYVLEKGQIVESGSHAALLEGRGLYYAMWRQQIGERPGAPTGTM; encoded by the coding sequence ATGCGTATCCTCTGGACTTACCTGAAACCCCACTGGCGCCTTGGCCTGCTGGCCCTGCTGTTTGCCGGCCTGGCCCAGGTGCTGGCCCTGGTCGACCCGATCATCTTCGGCACCATCATCGATCATGTAACGAAGCCGCACGCGGCCCAGGCCGATCTGATGGCGCCGGTGATGCGCCTGCTCGGCCTGGCCGTGCTGGTGGCCGTGCTGTCGCGCCTGGCGAAGGCCTTGCAGGAATACGTGACGCGCCTGGTGGTGCAAAAGCTGGGCGTGGCCATCTTCAACGACGGCCTGCGGCATTTGCTGCGCCTGCGCTTCCAGGAGTTCGAGGACCTGCGCAGCGGCGAGATGTTGTCGCTGCTGCAGAAGGTGAGGGCGGATAGCGAGCGCCTCATCAACACGTTTATTAACACGGCGTTTGCCGCGCTGGTGGGGGTGAGTTTTCTCGCCTGGTATGCGGTGACGAAGCACTGGCTGCTGGTACCGGTATTCCTGGTCGGGGTATTGGTGCTGGGCGGGCTGACGGGGCTGCTCAGCCGCGAGATCAAGACCCAGCAGCGCTCGATCGTGCGCGAAACGAACCGCAATTCCGGCTTCATCAGCGAGTCCTTGCGCAATATCGAGCTCATTAAAAGCCTGGGCCTGACTTTTCCCGAAATCCGCCGCCTGCGCAGCCAGACCGACGCCATCTTCGCGCTCGAGATGGAAAAGGTGAAGCGGGTGCGGCTGCTGTCCTTCCTGCAGGGCTCGACGCTGTCGCTGTTGAAGCTCGCGATCCTGTTTGCGCTCCTGTGGCTGATTTTTCGCGACGTGCTGTCCACCGGAGAGCTGATCGCGATGCAGTTCATCTCCGTGTCGATCTTCGCGCCGCTGCAGGAGCTGGGCAACATCATCCTGGCGCACCGCGAAGCCGAGGCCTCGCTGCTGAACCTCAAGACGCTGATGGACAAGCCGGTCGAGCGGCGCCCGCCCGACCCGGTGGAGATCGGGCCGCTCACCGAACTGCGCTTCGCGGACGTGCGCTTTCGCCACAAGGGGGCGCCTGAGGACGCGCTGCAGGGCGTGTCTTTCGAGGCAAAGCTCGGCCAGACGATTGCCTTTGTCGGGCCCTCGGGCTCAGGCAAGTCGACGCTGGTCAAGCTGCTGGTCGGCCTGTACACGCCAAACGGCGGGCAGGTTTCGTACAACGGCGTACCGACGACTGACCTGCGTTTCAACCGCGTGCGTCGCCAGATCGGCTTTGTTACCCAGGAAACCTATCTGTTTGCGGGCACCATCCGCGACAACATCCGCTTTGTACAGCCCGAGGCCAGCGACGGGGAGATCGTGGCGGCGATGCGCCAGGCTGCCTGCGCTTACCTGCTGGAGCGTTCGCCCGAGGGGCTCGATACCGTGATAGGCGAGCGCGGCATGAAGCTGTCGGGCGGGGAAAAGCAGCGGCTGTCGATCGCACGGGCGCTGGTGCGGCAGCCGGCGCTGCTGATTTTCGACGAAGCGACCTCGGCGCTCGATTCGATTACCGAGGAGCAGATCACGAACACGGTGAGGGAGATATCGCGGCGGGCGGCGCAGGTGACGATCCTGATCGCGCACCGCCTGTCGACGGTGATGCATGCGGACACGATCTACGTTCTGGAGAAGGGGCAGATCGTCGAGAGCGGGTCGCACGCGGCGCTGCTGGAGGGGAGGGGCTTGTATTACGCGATGTGGCGCCAGCAGATCGGGGAGCGGCCGGGAGCTCCCACAGGAACCATGTAA